Below is a window of Impatiens glandulifera chromosome 2, dImpGla2.1, whole genome shotgun sequence DNA.
ggtcacgatgctaaatattaaaaaatatgaattagatatttgatagaccaaaatgaaagtgtaaggtcatgagatgagaggtttattggaaaaaaaaatatgatgagTAATGTGAAaagatgagttgttttaccgaagtgaataattGTAAAATGAGAatgttctattttatttatttattttttatttttatccgtgtgcatcacacattatttttcatattctatataataatatttaatttcaaagtatTTGAATCAATCACACGGTATCGAAAGAGTCTCTATCAAAAATTCTAAGCGGCattaaaatttatcattgtACGATGAATTGGTAAGCAACtctaaaaaaatgttacttGATAATTGACCATTATCtcagatcatatatatatatatataatcaaaataatgaaaaaccTATATAGGAGGGACTCCAATGAAATgtcaacttaaaaaaaactctttattgaacaaaaacaaaataaactcaTAAACTCATCTGACAACTGctcagaagaaaagaagaaaagatgTACACAAACTCGAGAAAACATCATCAAGACAATTGACAATTATGAGTAATCGACAATTATGAGTAATTGACAATTATGAGTATTAACAATATaccaaaagttaaaaatattgttcGAATTAAAAAATTCCAAGATGAAAATTCTATATAACTAAACAAAATGTGGACGAACAAAATATAGATGTTCTAAATTTTGACCATAGATGTTGGCCAGAAAAAAGTTTAAGatgattgatttaaaattatttgtgaaGCACTCTAACTTTTTaatctcatatatttttaataatatatattttaatttaattcgaATGATTAGCATATCTAAAAtggaaaatatatcaaataGGAAATGAAGTAATAGTCACGATACTGTCATAAAATAGACTCCCTAAAATttggtaataaaataaaagagaatcaTAAATAAGCccctataatatttataaattttaatataaactcctaacatttttattttgatttaaaaccCCTTCAATTTAAAGATCATCCATTTTAAAAAGGAATAAAGATGGTCCAAGTCATCTAAGATGTAGCTTTGTGTTAAAATATGGGTGATCTTTAAACTAAGGGGactaaatgaaaataaaagatagtttacaaacttatatcaaaattaggaaataattaaagagagttttctccgaataGTATATTCCCAAATTAGGTATGCACATGAATTTCTATCATCAAAAGTAATTCCAAATTGTAAACAAGAATTGGCTATTGGAATTCTCAACAGCCAGCTATTGGATATATTtaataaggtttgttttgttatatttgttttgattgtgaaatataatttgtgtttatttaataatatttaatttattttatgcagttgtataaataattaatttataattaaaatttaaaagtaattaataagttgttataAAGTTATAAGTTccatttgtaattttagataaatatatagataatattgaaaaaaaaataatattataaaaaggaatattttgagaatattcttttgagtttgagtttgagttgaatataaattattgtttgacGGGATGTTTACTGtattttgggtattttgggttggagatggctTAAGGAGGATCTAACTGCTACCTCTTAAACTCCCCCACAAAGCAAAGGTCAATTGAAAGAAAAGCATAATGATGATAGCAAGAACAACCCTCCATCAAATGTCATTGTCTAAGCTGCTAACCAAGATCCCACATCCATGTTTACAGAACCGGGGATCCAGGTTTAcgttaattttgttttctaaataaaatgtttatatgtATGCACGCTATGAATGTTGactaaaaggaaaaaaaaatggtGTCTAATGATTTGAAAGATGGGTGCTTCTTCACCATTATACACAAAAATCTGAAACAAGCGTTGAGCCTGAATTGGTTTCAGTTGGTAAAGCAGCAGAGCTCATTCGGGATGGCCATAAGTATTTGGATGTTAGGTAAATTTATGTAAACAAAGCAGagtaaagaaaattattattccAATAACAGTTGAGATTTCTGtttaaaaatgacatttttgttttgattgtttCAGGACTTGTGATGAATTCATTGCTGGACATGTTTCAGGATCTATGAATGTTCCTTATATGTTCAGGAGTTGGACAGGTATTTTCAAGATTTGGAGAAGATAATGGCAATAAGCCTTTACATGAGAGAAACCCAAATTCATATAACTCTAATAACAGAGAAATTTATGCAAAATAAAGACTAATCACAGTTTAACCCTGTTTTCATTCTACAGGAATGTCAAAAAACCCTAAGTTTGTCGAGGAGGTATCATCACAGTTTGAAAAAAAGGATAAAATCGTCATTGTATGTCCTTTTTTCTCAAAGGAATCCTACAGTACtcaaacaaattcaaacatTCCTAATTTCAGTATGATTATTATTCAGGGTTGTCAAAGTGGGAGACGTTCAATTATGGCTGCAGCTGATCTTTTATCTGCTGTAAGTAAAGACTATTCCCTATTTTGAAGCAATAAATGAAACTACAACATTCAAACAAACAGCTATCTATCTCAAGTAGAATAAAACTACTATGACTTTCTTGGTGGCAGGGTTTTACCTCCGTCACTGATATGGCTGGTGGCTATTCTGAGTGGATCAAATGTGAGCTTCCTACAGAGAAATGAAATGAAACTGACAGAGATTATAATCAAGTGTAAACACATAATAGGAAGACAATGGATTTGTTGTCTGTCATCCTTAATTGAATAAGAATGAATCACTAGGCATTggagttttttttcttctttttccttgaTTCAATAATAAGCATATTGATTGATACATACTGTTTTAATGGTTTCTCTCTTCTTGATCAATAGACcacattatatatatgtatgatgAGTTTCTGCCTGAATCATTTCCatcaattttagtttttaatactGTTAGAGATAATATGAAGAAAGCAAGTGATCAAGATAACTATACCAGGCAAAACAAGTGATAATCCCTCATGTTTTCCGGTTCAGGCCATGAAAGAAGCGATGCTTTCTCCTTTTAGAATGTCGTTGGAATTCCTTTGAGGCGACGTAGGGGATAAAATGCACCTGCATATGAAAAAATATCACCATTTTCATTCAAAACTATCTAAATGAAGATTAACATATATGCCAGTTTAGAGGATGCAAATAGTATTTTCTGTTTACTAGGATACTAGAAAACAATCACCTTAGCATTGTTTCGAAGGCCGTGATCTTGCAGGGAGGAGCTGTCGTCAAGCATCTTAACATTTTGACAAGAAAGACAGAAATTCTTCCATACATGTTTCCTTTCCTGTAAATTCAGCTTGAATCTGGAaatcaaattctaattaattaaaagtggAGAAGAAAGGAATGGGAGACAAACAAACAGACTAGGAGATTTAACGATGTCCCATGCATGTTCCATCTCATTAACTTTCTTCTGACAACTTAAGTTAAAGAATTATAGAAGAAGAATTTTGTAAGAGAGAACTTGATGAATTTATTGAAAGGATAAAGGGCTATTTATAGCCATCATCTTACAtttgaaaagtaaaaataaCTTCCATAAACTAACTATTAACTTCTACTAACTACTAATAGGATAATAACAACTAACTACCATTAACTACTACATAAGATAAGAACAACTAACTACTTTTAGATAAGAACAATGAATTATACATCTCCATATAcaatattaaactaataaacaaACTAACATATTTCTCAACATCCTCCCTTAAATTGGTAACACTTGTATCAATTTACACTTGGATCAGCACAAACACCTAACAAATCTCGTAGTTTTTCAAAAGCATCCAACTTAAGCGGTTTAGTCATGATGTCTGCAATTTGTTCTTTAGTATTGCAATACTCTAGATTCACAGTTTCATCTTTTGTTAGTTCACGGAGAAAATGAAACCTGACATCTATGTGTTTGCTTCGTCCATGCATCACAGGATTTTTTGATAACTTGATTGCTGAATTATTGTCACAGAATACAGTGGTAGCACCTACATGAGCGTGTTTTACTTCCTCAAAAATCCTTCTAAGCCATACAGCTTGACAAGCACACGGTGCAGCTGCAATGAATTCAACTTTAGTGGAGGACAATGAAACTACTCTGGCTGTTTCTTTGAAGACCAAGATACtactcaagaacaaaacataaaaacatatcCAGAAGTAATTTTCCTATCACTTAGGTCCCCTGCATAATCACTATCAGTATATGCAATTAAATTTTGTTGTCCTTTTGACTTGTAAAAAATCCCAAAGTCCATTGttccttttaaatatttgagtaCTCTCTTTGCTGCAGCAAGATGTGATTCAGTAGAACAGTCCATGAATCTAGTAAGAAGACTTACCACAAACATAATATCTGGTCTAGTAGCGGTTAAATACATCAGACTCCCCACTATCTGTTTATAAGTAGTACTAtcaatcttcttttcttcttctgaTTTTCCAAGTTTACAACCTAGAACAATAGGATTTAGAACCAGATTACTTTGATCCATATTGAATCTCTCCAAAATCTCATGTGTATACTTCTTCTGCCCAATAAAAATGCCATCTTGCCTTTGCAACACTTCAATTCCAAGAAAGAATCTCATCTTTCCTAAATTAGTCATCTCAAACTCATGTTTCATTGATTTCTTGAAATCAACAAACATACCTTCATTGTTTCCAGTAAATATAAGATCATCCACATAAACACATACAATTAGAAACATACATTTGTCTCCAACCTTGATAAAAAGAGTGTGTTCATATTGACATCTTTTAAAGCCTTCTTTGCTAAAATAAGTTTCAATCCGATTATACCAAGCTCTAGGGGCCTGTTTTAGGCCATATAGTGCTTTCTTTAACTTGAAGACTTTATGCTCTTGACCTTTTTTCTCATATCCAGGTGGTTGTTGAATATAGACTTCTTCATTTAATTCTCCATACAAGAAGGCTGATTTTACATCAAGTTAATAAATTGTCCATTTTTTTAGAGCAACCAATGCAATTACAACTCTAATTGTATCCAATCTAGCAATAGGTGCAAATACCTCATTATAGTCTACTCCATGTTCTTGATTATATCCTTTTGTaacaagtcgagctttgtacTTATCAACTTCTCCTTTCTCATTCAATTTAGTCTTGAATACACTTATCTTCTTTGCTTCAACCGGTAGGTTAGTCAAATCCCATGTATTGTTTCTTTCAATAGCCTCGATTTCCATATCCATAGCATTTCTCCATTTTGGTGTCTTCACAGCTTCACAAAACAATATAGAATCACTATTTACAAGCAATGCTTGATGTATAACATCAGCTTCAAATTGATCATCCTCAACTAGATAGTCCCTCAACCATATTGGTGGTCTTCTAACCCTTAAAGCCCTTCCTTCTGTTATAGTAGTATTGTCTTCTGCAACAACATTAGAAGAATTATCTTCATCAACAACATTAGTAGTATTGTCTTCAACAATAACTTGCTCATTATCACTTAAAGTACTACTGTTATGCCTTTGAACAATGATGCTACTTTGTCCTTTTTCTATGTCGACTCTTACttcatcatcattttctttcaaaaCAGATGTGACATCACTTTCTTTTATAAGACCAGTATTCCAATTCCAGCTTTCACCTTCTTCAAACTTCACATCCCTGCTTATAACTATCTTCTTAGTGACCGGATTGTATAGTTTATAAGCCTTTGATTCTTCACTTACTCCAAGTAATACACACTTTAGACTTTTGTCATCCAATTTTGTTCTTTTAACATcaggaacatgcacaaaagatATACAACCAAATACTCTAAAGTGTTCCACTGTAGGTTTGTAGCCGCTCTAAGCTTCTTCTGGAGTTATATTCTTTACCATTAATGTTGGACTTCTATTCAAAATATAGACAGTCCAATTTACAGCTTCTAGCCAGAAAGTTTTTGGACTTTTCTGCTTGAAAGTGTACTCCGTACCATGTTCATAATCGTTTGATTCTTCCTTTCagcaactccattttgttgtggggtGTAGGCTGAAGTGAGTTGCTTCTTTATTCCATGATCTTGACAGAAATTTACAAACTCATTAGATGTGAATTCTCCTCCATGGTCGGTTCTAAGACACTTGAGTTTCATTTCAGTTTCATTTTCAACTCGGtgcttgaaaattttgaaaacctTGAAAGCCTCTGATTTTTCTGTCAAAAATATACCCAGATTTTTCTGCTAAAATCATCAATGAAAGTAATCAAATACCTTTTGTTTCTATTTGATGTAGGATTGATAGAACCACAAATATCACTATGTACTAATTGAAGTATTTGTTCTGCTCTCCATTTGCTTAATTTAGGGAATTGATTCTTTTTCTGTTTGCTATCAAACAATCTTCACACAAACCTGAAAGAGCTTCAAACTTTAGAAGTCCCTTCACCAtgtcaagttgttgaagagtttTTAATCCACGAATACTCAAATGACCATACCTTTGATGCCACAACTAAGTTTGACTTTCTATAGATGAGAAACATGTCTCTTCTTTCTCTATCTTTTGAGAATGAAGAATGAAAGTCCTGTTTGTTGCCATTTGAGTTGTCataattatttccttttctGGATGATATATCTTGCACTTTCCATCTTGAAGAAGGACTGTCAAACCTTTTTCTAGTAATTGGCCTGCACTAAGCAAATTACTTTTCTGACCAGGAACATAGAAAACATCTTGAATGGTCTGCATATTCCCTTCCACAGTGACACGTACATCTCCTTTGCCCTTAGCCTCCAAACTTCTATCATCTCCAAATAGGATGGTTGTATGAATGTTTTCATTGAGTCTACAAAACATCTCCTTTTTCCCACACATGTGATTGCTACATCCAGAGTCAATAAACCACGATTCTTGTTTATTACTCACATTGTTTTCTTCATATGCCACATCTTCATTAGTTTCAACAAACTGTGCTTTAATTTCACCTTCTTTGGTTGGAcactcataaaaaaaatgtccaaGTTTGTGACAATTGTAACATTCAATAGTAGATTTATCAAAGAATTGTCTCCCTTGACCTCTACCTctacctcttcctcttcctctattacCACCGTTTCCTCGACCTCTTCCTTTTCCTTGATCAACAAATGTAGCTTTTAGAGCATGTTCTTGTTCAAAAACATGTCCATTCATCCTCTGCTCATGAACAAACAAACTGCTTTGCAACATATCAATTGATAGAGTATCAACATCATTTGATTCCTCAATTGAACATACAACATAATCAAA
It encodes the following:
- the LOC124926751 gene encoding thiosulfate sulfurtransferase 16, chloroplastic-like, giving the protein MMIARTTLHQMSLSKLLTKIPHPCLQNRGSRWVLLHHYTQKSETSVEPELVSVGKAAELIRDGHKYLDVRTCDEFIAGHVSGSMNVPYMFRSWTGIFKIWRR